The Mixophyes fleayi isolate aMixFle1 chromosome 1, aMixFle1.hap1, whole genome shotgun sequence genome includes a region encoding these proteins:
- the LOC142152144 gene encoding solute carrier family 46 member 2-like, with amino-acid sequence MFEDNLHMMRTWIEPVVAGSQLACSFFDTSLILVVKGYYNQTNITTNSSNDDVLQKSISNFYIIYNLILKLTPLLSAYILAKMGDKWNRKITLCVPIGGYLISSLFLLLMIFCDWPIEVMFGTAAFIGLCGGFIAYWAGVMALASINSSENRRSLRLIIIECTFGLAGFIGSLISGHIFTYLEIAHHPGSALVSCSLAGYAFCLLYIIFILKIPHAVKKQEEPTSRMAENYAVQQESADQEFTEHSRLIDQSNTNLAHSTSAVNVFTSKVTIYLLFLSATLYNSAVNGAEDVISIFVLNKPLSWGPVGVGYGNAAAYMIFITSFLGVLIFSRCLRDLNLVIFGMFSFCAGILIMAFVRWTYLYYIARVVMMFSLIPLPTIRAMLSKSTKESSYGKVFAVLQMVMGVVAVATSTAFIEIYQVTLDWFSGFSFIVICIVAFISFIPISFMACKTYTRKQLQEIVQE; translated from the exons ATGTTTGAAGATAATTTACATATGATGAGGACATGGATTGAGCCAGTGGTTGCTGGATCCCAGTTAGCCTGCTCCTTTTTTGATACCAGCTTAATTTTGGTAGTAAAAGGTTACTACAACCAGACTAACATTACAACAAATAGCTCTAACGATGATGTACTTCAGAAATCTATCTCTAATTTCTACATTATATACAACCTAATCCTCAAGTTGACACCTCTGTTATCTGCTTATATTCTAGCAAAAATGGGTGATAAATGGAACAGGAAGATAACTCTTTGTGTGCCGATTGGTGGATACTTAATTTCTAGTTTATTTCTTCTTTTGATGATTTTTTGTGACTGGCCAATAGAAGTCATGTTTGGCACTGCTGCTTTTATTGGTCTATGTGGTGGGTTCATAGCTTACTGGGCTGGGGTTATGGCATTGGCCTCTATAAATTCCTCTGAGAACCGAAGGTCCCTCAGACTTATCATCATTGAATGCACCTTTGGACTGGCTGGATTTATTGGCAGCTTAATTTCTGGACATATCTTCACTTATCTAGAAATTGCTCATCACCCAGGGTCAGCTCTGGTCTCCTGTAGCCTAGCAGGTTATGCTTTCTGTCTCTTGtatatcatatttatattgaaaatTCCTCATGCTGTAAAAAAACAAGAGGAGCCTACATCCAGGATGGCTGAAAACTACGCGGTACAACAAGAATCGGCTGACCAAGAGTTTACTGAACATAGCAGACTCATTGATCAGTCTAATACAAATTTAGCACATAGCACATCAGCTGTTAATGTGTTTACCTCTAAAGTCACAATTTACCTCTTGTTTCTAAGTGCCACTTTATATAACTCTGCTGTCAATGGTGCTGAAGATGTCAttagtatttttgttttaaacaaaccGCTGAGTTGGGGGCCAGTGGGAGTAGGTTATGGAAATGCTGCAGCCTACATGATTTTTATCACTAGTTTTCTGGGAGTTCTTATTTTTTCTAGATGTTTACGTGACTTGAACTTAGTCATTTTTGGAATGTTTTCATTTTGTGCTGGAATTCTAATAATGGCCTTTGTTCGCTGGACCTATCTTTACTACATtg CCAGAGTTGTCATGATGTTTTCTCTGATCCCTTTGCCAACTATCAGGGCTATGTTATCGAAATCTACAAAGGAGTCATCATATG GAAAGGTTTTTGCAGTGCTCCAGATGGTCATGGGAGTTGTGGCTGTGGCTACATCGACAGCATTCATTGAGATTTATCAAGTTACACTCGACTGGTTTAGTGGCTTCAGTTTCATTGTGATCTGCATCGTTGCCTTTATCAGTTTTATACCCATCAG CTTTATGGCCTGCAAGACATACACAAGAAAACAATTACAGGAAATTGTTCAGGAATAA